ATTTCAACTTCTTTGCGTTTTTTCGAACGCGGGCTTTAATTAGGACTACAAGTGAAGCTTGTCTATGGATCTCTTCTCTCCTTAGCCATATCTATCATTTGTCATGTCTTAGTTGTTTATCTCGAGAATATTTCCGGTTGTAACCGACTTAGCTCATTGGcctttaatttaatataagtatttggtgttcaaaaaaaagaacttagccaaaaaaaaatggtaTACCTTATTGAAAGTTGAAACATATATTTGTCAAAGGCAGCAAACAGAACAAAATATACAAAGtactatataaaatgaaaaaacgaTGGTTCTTTCCATGATAAACAAACTTTTACAAAGTACCCCCATAAAAAGAAAACAGTAACCGGTAGGTACTACATTACATACACAGCTTATCACAGGAGAACAAAGAAAATCAAGAAATGGAGAGCACAAGCAAAGAAAAGAACACAAAAGCATACACACAAACAAGCAAACAGATAGAACAGTTATTTATCAAGATTGAGGATGAGTTGTGGCACGGCCTCTTTCGCTAACACTGTTCTCCGCAAATTTCTGGCTTGAAAGATGTaggttcttttctttctctttagaGCTCCACTCAGCGAGGTAATATTCTTCTTCAGTTACTTTCTTGGAAGAAGGTCCACAAAACATACCTCCCCATTGTGGAAAGTAAATCAAGCATATTGGTAAAGTACACGCGATAGACATTATCCCCATTAGAGTTATACCGGTCTCTCTAGAGTATGTTGACCCTTTGAAGAATATCAGTTGAGTTAAGACCGCACCAACATTGCCTCCCGCTCCTGTCATTCCCGATATCACCCCAAGAGATCTACATAACCAAAGAGCAAATACGTTAGATAACTAGTCTAAGCTACAAAAACTCTAATTGCCATGCATACAAGTTTACCTTCTAGAAATAAATGGAACAACGCCAAAGGTAAGTCCACAAGAAGCTTGGACGAAGACAGAGAAGATGAGCATAACAACTATAGACCCAGTCAAGGAATCAATTTGTCCAAGAGATGCACACAAGACACCTCCTAGTGTTTGAATAATCCACCACGACCACAACCTTCATCTCATACCAAACCGTCTCGCCATTAGATCCGAGAGGATACCTCCTCCGGGTCTAGCGAAAAAGTTGGCTAGGCCGAAACTGGCTGCTATAATCCCAGCTGTGTTGAGGTTTAAGTGGAATCTATCAAAGAAATATTCAGCTATGATGTTGTCTATTGTGAGCTCAACTCCAAAGCAATAGCCATATGCTAATGCTGTTATCCATCCTCTATAGTTGGTGATGCCATGAGTGATCACTTTCCCAACctcatctttctctttctctccagATTTGTGCATTGCCCAATAATCTCCATCAG
The sequence above is drawn from the Brassica napus cultivar Da-Ae chromosome A8, Da-Ae, whole genome shotgun sequence genome and encodes:
- the LOC106382366 gene encoding LOW QUALITY PROTEIN: high affinity nitrate transporter 2.5 (The sequence of the model RefSeq protein was modified relative to this genomic sequence to represent the inferred CDS: substituted 1 base at 1 genomic stop codon), with translation MDVEGKGEESRTTTTTRRFALPVDSENKSTTFRLFSVAKPHMRAFHLSWFQFFCCFVSTFAAPPLLPVIRENLNLTATDIGNAGIASVSGSVFARLVMGTACDLFGPRLASAALTLSTAPAVYFTAGIKSPIGFIMVRFFAGFSLATFVSTQFWMSSMFSGPVVGSANGIAAGWGNLGGGATQLIMPLVFSVIRQMGATKFTAWRIAFFIPGLFQTFSAFAVLLFGQDLPDGDYWAMHKSGEKEKDEVGKVITHGITNYRGWITALAYGYCFGVELTIDNIIAEYFFDRFHLNLNTAGIIAASFGLANFFARPGGGILSDLMARRFGMRXRLWSWWIIQTLGGVLCASLGQIDSLTGSIVVMLIFSVFVQASCGLTFGVVPFISRRSLGVISGMTGAGGNVGAVLTQLIFFKGSTYSRETGITLMGIMSIACTLPICLIYFPQWGGMFCGPSSKKVTEEEYYLAEWSSKEKEKNLHLSSQKFAENSVSERGRATTHPQS